GTAAGAAGCTGATGGTGATCCCTGCAGATGGCAGTGCTAAATTCGAAGTAACTGTAGAATCCGCTCGTGAGCACAAGGGTATGTTCATCGTTAAGCTCAAAGGGTATACGAACATCAATGAAGTGGAAAAGTATAAAGGCAGCCTCCTGAAGGTTCCAAGTAATGATCTTGTTGATCTGCCTGAGAACGAATACTACTTCCACCAAATCGTTGGTTGTGAGGTATACACGGACGAAGATGAAAACAAACCACTCGGTACAATAACAGAAATCTTACAGCCAGGTGCGAATGACGTGTGGGTAGTTAAACCTGAAAAAGGACAAGACATCCTTATTCCTGTTATCAACGATGTAGTCCTGAATGTGGACATAGAAGCTAAACGAATTACTGTTCATTTGATGGAAGGGCTATTGCCATGATGAGAATTGATGTGCTTACGCTGTTTCCAGAAATGTGCGAAGGCGTATTCAGCACAAGTATTCTTGGTAAGGCTCGTGAAAAGGGAATCGTATCTTTAAA
This window of the Paenibacillus sp. FSL R10-2734 genome carries:
- the rimM gene encoding ribosome maturation factor RimM (Essential for efficient processing of 16S rRNA); protein product: MTEELTVGRLVNTHGIRGEIKVLSHTDFPDVRFAAGKKLMVIPADGSAKFEVTVESAREHKGMFIVKLKGYTNINEVEKYKGSLLKVPSNDLVDLPENEYYFHQIVGCEVYTDEDENKPLGTITEILQPGANDVWVVKPEKGQDILIPVINDVVLNVDIEAKRITVHLMEGLLP